The Oryzias melastigma strain HK-1 unplaced genomic scaffold, ASM292280v2 sc00822, whole genome shotgun sequence genome segment GCAGTTTTGAGGTTTAAATGTGACTTCCTTCTTGTGTATGAGGTTCATAACTTGTGTCGTTACGAGTATTGTTTGAAACTAAAGTTTCTCATAACCTCCTTGCAAATAACGACATGAAAGTCATCAAATGCTTGACCATTTTAATAACTTATGTTTCTTTGATTCCAGAGCGCAGGATTGTTCTTCTTGGAAAAACTGGAACTGGAAAAAGCTCATTGGCAAAGACCATTATTGGAGAAGACATGTTTAAAACTTCTGGGTCGTCAAATTCTGTAACAagtgaatgtcaaagtgaaaccAGAGAAGTTCATGGCAGAAAGATCATGATGGTTGACTCTCCTGGATTTTTTGACAACAAAATGTGTGAAGATGATCTGAAATCTGAAATAACAAAATGTGTCACTCTGTGTGCTCCTGGAGTTCATGCTTTTCTCATTGTTCTGAAAGTGGAAAGGTTCACTGAGCAGGAGAAAGAAGTtatcagtaaaataaagaaattattttctgaGGAAGCTCTAAAATATTCAGTCATCATCTTCACTCATGGTGATCAACTGGAAGATCAGAAGATCGAGGACTTTGTGAAGGAAAATCATGATCTGCGTAGTCTTGTGGAGGAATGTGGAGGCCGCTGTCATGTGATGGACAACAGATACTGGGACAAAGAGAGAAACAACGAGGAAGTGAAAAAGTTACTGAACACAATAGATAAGATGGTGGAACAAAACAATGGAGAAATGTACACCAATGAGATGCTGGAACAAGTGCACAGTTTGTTCCTAAAAGTACAAAACATCATTCGAGCCTGCATAAAAAACATATCGGAGAATGAGATTGTAAAACTAGCGCTGAGTTTTGTATCCAATGCACTCAAGATTGGATCTGGTATAACTACAGGGATTTTGTTAGGAGCCCTGCTTGGGATTCCAATGATGATTCTAAGAGTGttgcataaattaaaaacacttgcagattatttaaatgatttagaCCCTAAAAACCTCAAAGACATGAGAGATGGGTCAGAGGCATTTGGTAGTCCAGCAAATGAAGGTTTAGCAGAAGTTTCCCAAGAACCAACTGAAGACGCTACAGCTGCAGAACCTATTGAACAGCTGTTTGCTGCAATAGGTATTCGTTTTACTGTTGTTGGTTCTATTGGAGCAATTGAAGGAGGCTTCACTGGATACAAAGAAGCTGTCAAAGCAAACTCAGTAGGACAAGCAgtaaaaaacacagcaaaagcTGTTTGGGAGTCCTCCACAGCTCCATTTGAAgaaccttttcaaaataaagggcAGACAAAAACCTTTGATACTAAAAATGATTGAAAGTATTCTGCCTTAAAAGATGTAAACAAAAGatgtaaacaaaatatttggtaaaataagttaaatcagataactttttttttttttttaacagcaagaCAGATTATTTTTCAACTTGGTTTAACATTGACTGTAACTTATACTccgtttttaaaaattttattctGTAGTAATTTCCTGTATATtatcatttaaattaatattctatgttttatttctggttaAAGAATGGGAATGTGTGATCAAGCTGGTGAGATGAT includes the following:
- the LOC112141126 gene encoding GTPase IMAP family member 9; this encodes RRIVLLGKTGTGKSSLAKTIIGEDMFKTSGSSNSVTSECQSETREVHGRKIMMVDSPGFFDNKMCEDDLKSEITKCVTLCAPGVHAFLIVLKVERFTEQEKEVISKIKKLFSEEALKYSVIIFTHGDQLEDQKIEDFVKENHDLRSLVEECGGRCHVMDNRYWDKERNNEEVKKLLNTIDKMVEQNNGEMYTNEMLEQVHSLFLKVQNIIRACIKNISENEIVKLALSFVSNALKIGSGITTGILLGALLGIPMMILRVLHKLKTLADYLNDLDPKNLKDMRDGSEAFGSPANEGLAEVSQEPTEDATAAEPIEQLFAAIGIRFTVVGSIGAIEGGFTGYKEAVKANSVGQAVKNTAKAVWESSTAPFEEPFQNKGQTKTFDTKND